The Pseudomonas sp. B21-023 genomic interval GAGCATTGCCCGTATCCATCGCGATGCCGGGGTGCCAGCGGCCAAGCTGCAGGTGATTCCAAATGGGCTGCCCGAGATTTGTGAAACGCAGGCAAAGGATGGCCTGGGGGCGGCACAGCCAGGCGGCGCCCCCTGGCTAGCCGCCTACGTTGGCCGGCTGTCCAGCGAAAAAGGCCCCGACCTGTTCCTCGACACGTTGATCCCGGTGTGTCAACGCCAACCGCGGGTCCACGCCGTGATGCTTGGCGAAGGCCCTGAACGCGATGCCTTGCAACAGCGCATCGACGCTGCCGGTCTGGGCGAGCGCATCACCCTGCCGGGCTTCCAGCGCGACATGCGCGGCTGGATGAAACGGCTGGATGCCCTGGTCATCAGCTCGCGCACCGAAGGCACGCCGATGATCCTGCTGGAAGCCATGCAGGATGGCGTGCCGGTGGTGGCCTTCGGTGTGGGCGGCATCCCCGACGTCATCGAGCACGGCCACAACGGCCTGCTCGCCCGTCCCTTGGTCACGACCGAACTGGGCGAGCATCTCGAAGCGCTGCTGCAAGACCCCGAGCAGGCCGACGAACTGGTTGCCCGGGCTCGCCAGACTCAACGTCAACGCTACCACCTGCCAACCCTGGCACAACGTTGGGCCCAGGTGTATCGAGGCACGACCGAGGAGGTTGTCGCATGATCATTCCCCTGTCGCTGGTGGCCCTGGTGGCCTTGCTGAGCCTGGGTCTGCTGGCCAGCCCCTACCCGTTCCTGGCGCCCGGCG includes:
- a CDS encoding glycosyltransferase family 4 protein, with amino-acid sequence MNAALHAGRPILHLLSSGGFYGAERMLLDHCQATPGRHRVLFLDAPADLVARFREAGVECDTCHGLGAVLKVLGAQRGERPLVNSHNFKGQLFGWIGATLWRLPMVSTQHGFTPRSRKQRFYTWLSLQLCRTPTVDTVVCVAESIARIHRDAGVPAAKLQVIPNGLPEICETQAKDGLGAAQPGGAPWLAAYVGRLSSEKGPDLFLDTLIPVCQRQPRVHAVMLGEGPERDALQQRIDAAGLGERITLPGFQRDMRGWMKRLDALVISSRTEGTPMILLEAMQDGVPVVAFGVGGIPDVIEHGHNGLLARPLVTTELGEHLEALLQDPEQADELVARARQTQRQRYHLPTLAQRWAQVYRGTTEEVVA